In one Spirosoma rigui genomic region, the following are encoded:
- a CDS encoding isoprenyl transferase has translation MKEHIDPSNLPQHIAVIMDGNGRWAKRQGAARVFGHRNAIKAVRETTEGCAELGVKYLTLYAFSTENWNRPKYEVDALMTLLVHTIRGEIKTLMDNNVRLTTIGHTGSLPIDCQNELAEAMRETQNNTGLTLILALSYSGRWEIIEAVRQLAVDVRDGRLTPEDINDTVFGAHLTTGGIPDPELMIRTSGEMRISNFMLWQLAYSELYMPDVLWPDFRKHHLYEAIVNYQKRERRFGKISEQVSK, from the coding sequence ATGAAGGAACACATTGATCCGAGCAATCTGCCCCAGCACATAGCCGTTATCATGGACGGAAACGGACGTTGGGCCAAACGGCAGGGAGCCGCCCGGGTATTTGGTCACCGTAACGCCATCAAGGCCGTACGAGAAACGACGGAAGGCTGTGCCGAGCTGGGTGTGAAATACCTGACGCTCTACGCTTTCTCTACCGAAAACTGGAACCGCCCGAAATATGAAGTAGATGCACTCATGACGCTTCTGGTCCATACGATACGTGGAGAGATCAAAACATTGATGGATAACAATGTGCGATTGACTACCATCGGCCACACCGGAAGTTTACCCATTGACTGCCAGAACGAGCTAGCCGAAGCCATGCGCGAAACGCAGAACAACACCGGCCTGACACTTATTCTGGCGCTTAGCTACAGCGGCCGATGGGAAATTATTGAAGCAGTACGTCAACTGGCCGTTGACGTGCGTGATGGCCGGTTAACGCCGGAAGACATTAACGATACGGTATTTGGTGCCCACCTGACCACGGGGGGTATTCCCGATCCGGAGCTGATGATCCGCACCAGTGGCGAAATGCGGATCAGTAACTTCATGCTCTGGCAGCTGGCTTATTCCGAATTGTACATGCCCGATGTGCTGTGGCCCGATTTCCGCAAGCATCACCTGTACGAAGCGATCGTAAACTATCAGAAACGTGAGCGCCGGTTTGGAAAAATCAGCGAACAGGTGTCGAAGTAA
- the bamA gene encoding outer membrane protein assembly factor BamA: MLLNLSPGSLLAQVRVGVGRGTEPAPTTNDLLNYASPKDYEIAGLTVTGTRYLDPNSLVSLAGLKVGDKIRIPGEAVGSAVRKLMESGLLDNVEMFATSVVDNKVSLMFKVQERPRLYKVSFLGVKKGEQDQLKDKVKLNLGKIVTNTITKNTQMAVRKFFIDKGYLNTKVKITTVPDSARNNATMRVLVDKGQKVKIAKITFEGREEVDESAIRMKMKSTKEKRFGRLFSPSKFVPKKYEEDKQKLIAYYNKLGYRDATIEHDTIINTGANTINLNISLNEGRKYYYRNVDFSGNYLYKADRLREVLGVVKGDVYDPEDLEKKLNGNPGQDLSSLYMDDGYLYYNAQPIEKAVDGDSIDLEIRIFEGKQATINRVILNGNTKTSDHVVMRTIRTLPGQKFSKTNLIRTQRELATLGYFDPEKIGINPVPQNDGTVDIEYTVEEKPSDQIELSGGWGGYVGFVGTLGLTFNNFSARNIGNLSAWRPLPAGDGQRVQLRFQANGSQYQVYSLSFTEPWLGGRKPNALSVSASHTVYQTFYDALNPASIYQSLKGRKPTGSYTNTAFTVGLGRQLKVPDDFFSLTNSLSFQRYNLNNLDIFQIGYNNGVSNNFTFNTTLSRNSIDNPQFPRSGSSFTLSGSFTPPYSAFRKVDISQEKPEERYKFVEYHKWMFDASWFQTVFGKLVLNTRAHMGFLGSYNRRTDIGPFERFVLGGSGLAGQGQFALAQDIIGLRGYDDRSVYTADYDRTSTAQERSRGGVAYNKFVAELRYPVSLNPSATIFVLTFLEAGNNWGSYKQYNPFDLKRSAGFGARIFMPAFGLIGIDYGYGFDKIPGVKDKASGQFHFTIGQQFR, translated from the coding sequence ATGCTCCTGAACCTGTCGCCCGGTTCACTACTGGCACAGGTGCGCGTGGGGGTAGGACGGGGTACCGAACCAGCGCCGACGACCAATGACCTCCTCAATTACGCCAGTCCCAAAGACTACGAAATTGCCGGACTCACCGTAACTGGCACCCGGTATCTGGACCCCAATTCCCTCGTTTCGCTGGCTGGCCTCAAAGTAGGCGACAAAATCCGGATTCCTGGTGAAGCCGTTGGCTCAGCGGTACGGAAGCTGATGGAATCCGGCCTGCTGGATAACGTCGAAATGTTCGCCACTAGTGTTGTCGACAATAAGGTCTCGCTCATGTTCAAGGTGCAGGAGCGTCCCCGTCTGTATAAGGTCAGCTTTCTGGGCGTTAAGAAAGGCGAACAGGATCAGCTGAAAGACAAAGTAAAACTGAACCTGGGTAAGATCGTGACCAACACGATTACCAAAAATACCCAGATGGCCGTCCGTAAGTTCTTCATCGACAAAGGCTACCTCAATACGAAAGTTAAGATAACGACCGTTCCCGACAGCGCCCGTAATAACGCCACCATGCGCGTACTGGTCGACAAAGGGCAAAAGGTCAAGATTGCCAAGATCACGTTCGAAGGCCGCGAGGAAGTGGATGAATCGGCCATTCGAATGAAGATGAAGAGTACCAAAGAAAAACGGTTCGGCCGTCTGTTCAGTCCGTCGAAGTTCGTACCTAAAAAGTACGAAGAGGACAAGCAGAAACTCATTGCGTATTACAACAAGCTTGGCTACCGCGATGCTACCATTGAGCACGACACCATCATCAACACGGGTGCCAACACCATCAACCTCAACATCAGCCTGAACGAGGGCCGTAAGTACTACTATCGCAACGTCGACTTCTCGGGTAACTACCTCTACAAAGCAGACCGGCTGCGTGAGGTACTAGGCGTAGTGAAGGGTGATGTCTACGACCCCGAAGATCTGGAGAAGAAGCTGAACGGTAACCCCGGCCAGGATCTGAGTTCGCTCTACATGGACGATGGGTACCTGTACTATAACGCTCAACCCATCGAAAAAGCCGTTGATGGCGATTCTATTGACCTTGAAATTCGAATCTTCGAAGGTAAGCAGGCAACCATCAACCGGGTTATCCTGAACGGAAATACAAAGACCAGCGACCACGTTGTGATGCGTACTATCCGAACGCTGCCTGGCCAGAAATTCTCAAAAACGAACCTGATTCGTACCCAGCGTGAATTGGCTACGCTCGGCTACTTCGACCCTGAAAAAATCGGCATCAACCCCGTTCCCCAAAATGACGGTACTGTTGATATCGAGTACACGGTAGAAGAGAAACCATCTGACCAGATTGAACTCTCGGGCGGCTGGGGTGGCTACGTGGGCTTCGTTGGTACGCTCGGATTGACCTTCAACAACTTCTCGGCGCGTAATATTGGTAACCTGAGCGCGTGGCGGCCACTACCGGCCGGCGACGGTCAACGGGTACAACTACGCTTCCAGGCTAACGGCAGTCAGTACCAGGTATATTCGCTGTCGTTCACTGAGCCCTGGCTGGGTGGCCGCAAGCCCAATGCCCTGTCGGTCAGTGCCAGCCATACGGTATACCAGACGTTCTACGACGCCCTTAACCCAGCCAGTATCTACCAGAGTCTGAAAGGCCGTAAGCCAACGGGTTCGTATACCAACACGGCCTTTACGGTTGGTCTGGGTCGCCAGCTAAAAGTCCCCGATGACTTCTTCTCGCTGACAAACTCGCTGTCGTTCCAGCGCTATAATCTGAATAACCTCGACATTTTCCAGATCGGGTATAACAACGGGGTATCGAACAACTTTACGTTCAACACAACCCTGTCGCGGAACAGCATCGACAATCCGCAGTTCCCCCGCAGTGGTTCGTCGTTCACGCTGAGCGGCTCGTTCACGCCCCCCTACTCGGCTTTCCGCAAGGTTGATATCTCGCAGGAGAAGCCGGAAGAGCGGTACAAGTTCGTGGAATACCACAAATGGATGTTCGACGCCAGCTGGTTCCAGACCGTGTTTGGCAAGCTGGTATTGAACACCCGGGCGCACATGGGCTTCCTGGGTAGCTATAACAGACGGACCGATATTGGTCCTTTCGAGCGGTTCGTGCTGGGTGGATCAGGTTTGGCGGGTCAGGGTCAGTTTGCCCTGGCGCAGGACATCATTGGTCTGCGTGGGTATGACGACCGGAGCGTTTACACGGCCGATTACGACCGGACCAGCACCGCGCAGGAGCGCAGCCGGGGTGGTGTAGCCTACAACAAGTTTGTGGCCGAACTTCGCTACCCGGTATCGCTGAACCCATCGGCTACAATCTTCGTGCTGACGTTCCTCGAAGCGGGTAACAACTGGGGTAGCTACAAGCAGTATAACCCCTTCGACCTGAAACGGTCTGCTGGTTTCGGTGCCCGTATTTTCATGCCGGCCTTTGGTTTGATCGGTATCGATTATGGCTACGGGTTTGACAAGATTCCGGGTGTGAAAGACAAGGCTTCTGGTCAGTTCCACTTCACCATCGGACAGCAGTTCAGATAA
- a CDS encoding OmpH family outer membrane protein translates to MKKGLFFVLLCAVWLATPAHAQKFGYVDTEFVFSKMPEYQKALGEIDKFTDKWSKDIQDKYVEIEKLQKTYQAEEILLTDDMKRDRQRALSEKEREAREYNNKVFGYEGLLFQKKKELMKAPMELVQRAIDKVAVQKKLDFMFDKASDFVMLYTNPRHDYTDYVMEELGLDAASTKAAAGSTPAPKTTAGATPATNATTKPK, encoded by the coding sequence ATGAAAAAGGGCCTTTTTTTCGTACTTTTGTGCGCCGTTTGGCTAGCGACTCCGGCTCACGCGCAGAAGTTCGGGTACGTAGATACGGAATTCGTTTTCAGCAAAATGCCCGAGTATCAGAAGGCGTTGGGCGAGATCGACAAGTTCACGGACAAATGGTCGAAGGACATCCAGGACAAGTACGTTGAGATTGAAAAATTACAGAAAACGTACCAAGCCGAAGAGATCTTGCTGACTGACGACATGAAGCGCGACCGGCAACGGGCCCTGAGTGAAAAGGAACGCGAAGCCCGCGAATACAACAACAAGGTATTTGGCTATGAAGGGTTGCTTTTTCAGAAGAAGAAGGAACTCATGAAAGCCCCGATGGAATTAGTACAGCGGGCAATCGATAAAGTAGCCGTGCAGAAGAAGTTAGACTTCATGTTCGACAAGGCGTCTGATTTCGTAATGCTTTACACCAACCCCCGTCACGATTACACAGATTACGTGATGGAGGAATTAGGCTTGGATGCCGCTAGTACCAAGGCTGCCGCTGGCAGCACCCCGGCTCCGAAAACAACCGCTGGTGCCACACCGGCAACCAATGCAACCACAAAACCGAAGTAA
- a CDS encoding OmpH family outer membrane protein yields MKKNLVMAFVAALVMGGINAQAQAPAATTTPTTTAAAGSPAAAGPLKLGYTNIDYVLAQTPEAKDIQNQLTIQRTQSENELKRMQKELEDKYGAYEKGAAQMSDVIRKDRETELQGLQGRIQEFGRTAENSLQTKYQQLVNPVVQKIQKAIDDVAKENKYTYVFNLDAGANTIPILLVAPEQDNITELVLRKMGIDPAKAAAAAKPAQNAPAKPASTGGSTPKKN; encoded by the coding sequence ATGAAGAAAAACTTAGTCATGGCGTTTGTTGCAGCCCTTGTAATGGGCGGTATTAACGCACAGGCACAAGCCCCGGCCGCAACTACGACTCCAACGACCACCGCAGCCGCTGGGTCGCCTGCCGCTGCTGGCCCGCTGAAGTTAGGCTATACCAATATCGATTATGTCCTGGCCCAAACGCCTGAAGCAAAAGATATCCAGAATCAATTGACCATTCAGCGGACCCAGTCGGAGAACGAACTGAAGCGGATGCAGAAAGAACTGGAAGACAAATACGGAGCCTACGAAAAAGGTGCCGCGCAAATGTCGGACGTGATTCGTAAAGATCGCGAGACCGAGCTGCAGGGATTACAGGGACGTATTCAGGAGTTTGGCCGGACAGCCGAGAATTCGCTGCAGACCAAGTACCAGCAACTCGTGAACCCCGTTGTTCAGAAGATCCAGAAAGCGATCGATGACGTAGCCAAGGAGAACAAATACACGTATGTATTTAACCTTGACGCGGGTGCCAACACCATCCCCATTCTGCTGGTAGCGCCTGAGCAGGATAACATCACGGAACTGGTACTGCGCAAGATGGGTATCGACCCGGCTAAAGCCGCTGCTGCTGCCAAGCCAGCCCAGAATGCACCAGCCAAGCCAGCTTCGACGGGTGGTTCAACGCCTAAGAAGAACTAA